Proteins co-encoded in one Vicia villosa cultivar HV-30 ecotype Madison, WI unplaced genomic scaffold, Vvil1.0 ctg.000282F_1_1, whole genome shotgun sequence genomic window:
- the LOC131626324 gene encoding uncharacterized protein LOC131626324 encodes MEGSSNCDGESVAMIPNQKTLNIDLPSSSNVDVSSMKEGCESPMSSWDSEPEADISSIMSEKSLQDINLDGNILDREEQRHFVGVENMDNKSYDELLKKFIEKEEELRVSNLKLQLLEQENIKLAGQVENSVIQVDDVSEKLKLKEHELYEQKKLLGDEISKLMIQNLKCENQLDDVRGELNVKEGQLDDVHGELKLKKKELNEQKELLEEEIFKLKKQVKESENRLDNVRGELNMKNKELQKQSVELGTRISEFVNKNTILRTRISESVNKNKNLMKQLEAADKKLKISTEEIVTLQEELGSKSSMILQVECHIKEEKKNVEILKAEIETLVRKNEENVINHQEELRKLISILFDLQAKRRYLNSDVESLSRQKQQLTSKLENCESKNKELEQKIKQYEAENLKQKKLHSTQLMLLQDEISYLRKKRVDERMNDVEASNKESEKVMIEIDEANVKIDKLKAEICSCDDQISHMKNTSRKELVVDYRGKLNEEDKLKLKVEELEKEVTNKNGVILDMTEEKKEAIRQLCDSLEHYRSGYSELIQALNGL; translated from the coding sequence ATGGAAGGTTCTAGCAATTGTGATGGAGAGAGTGTAGCCATGATCCCAAATCAGAAGACTCTCAATATTGACTTGCCTTCTAGCTCTAATGTTGATGTTAGCTCTATGAAGGAGGGTTGTGAATCACCTATGTCATCATGGGATTCTGAACCCGAAGCTGATATCTCATCTATAATGTCTGAGAAATCCCTTCAGGATATTAACCTCGATGGAAACATTCTTGATAGGGAAGAGCAACGCCATTTTGTTGGGGTGGAAAACATGGACAATAAAAGTTACGATGAGTTGCTCAAAAAATTCATTGAAAAGGAGGAAGAACTAAGAGTTTCGAATTTAAAACTTCAGCTTTTGGAACAAGAGAATATCAAGTTGGCGGGTCAAGTTGAGAATAGCGTGATTCAGGTTGATGATGTGAGTGAAAAATTGAAGCTGAAAGAGCATGAGTTGTATGAACAAAAGAAGCTTTTGGGAGATGAGATTTCCAAGTTGAtgattcaaaatttaaaatgtgAGAATCAACTTGATGATGTGCGCGGAGAATTGAATGTGAAAGAGGGTCAGCTTGATGATGTGCACGGAGAATTGAAGTTGAAAAAGAAGGAGTTGAATGAGCAAAAGGAGCTTTTGGAAGAagagattttcaaattgaagaagcaagTTAAAGAAAGTGAGAATCGGCTTGATAATGTGCGGGGTGAATTGAATATGAAAAACAAGGAGTTGCAAAAACAATCGGTTGAATTGGGAACTCGTATTTCAGAATTTGTCAACAAGAATACAATCTTGAGAACTCGTATTTCAGAATCTGTCAACAAGAATAAAAATTTGATGAAACAACTTGAAGCGGCTGATAAGAAACTCAAGATTTCAACCGAAGAAATTGTAACTTTACAAGAGGAACTTGGTAGTAAGTCATCTATGATTCTTCAAGTGGAATGTCATATTAAAGAGGAAAAGAAAAATGTGGAAATATTAAAGGCTGAGATAGAAACTTTGGTTAGAAAAAATGAGGAAAATGTCATTAACCACCAGGAGGagttgagaaaattgatttcGATACTGTTTGATTTGCAAGCTAAGAGAAGATATTTGAATTCTGATGTTGAAAGTTTGTCAAGACAGAAACAACAATTGACCTCTAAATTAGAGAATTGTGAGTCAAAAAACAAGGAATTAGAACAAAAAATTAAGCAATATGAAGCTGAAAATCTGAAACAGAAAAAACTGCATTCTACTCAACTAATGCTTCTACAAGATGAAATCAGTTATTTGAGGAAGAAAAGAGTTGATGAGAGAATGAATGATGTAGAAGCTTCAAATAAGGAATCAGAAAAAGTAATGATTGAAATAGATGAAGCCAATGTCAAGATTGATAAGCTTAAGGCTGAGATATGTTCCTGTGACGATCAAATATCGCATATGAAGAACACATCACGAAAGGAGCTGGTGGTGGACTATAGAGGGAAATTGAATGAAGAAGATAAGTTGAAATTGAAAGTGGAAGAACTTGAAAAAGAGGTGACTAATAAGAATGGTGTGATCTTAGATATGACTGAGGAGAAGAAGGAGGCAATTAGACAACTATGTGATTCACTTGAGCACTATAGGAGTGGATATAGTGAACTTATTCAAGCATTGAATGGTTTATAA
- the LOC131626325 gene encoding methylesterase 17-like: MAVREIEEGVVDSNSTIPLKQHFVFVHGISGGSWCWYKICCLMENSGYKVSCIDLKSCGIDQSHADSILTFDEYNKPLIDFISDLPDNEKVILVGHSAGGLSITDACHKFPNKIRLAVYVAATMLKFGYSTDQDLKDGVPDLSEFGDVYELGFGLGQDKPPTSALIRKHLQRKILYPLAPHEDSTLAAMLLRPGPLLALTSAKFGENVEVEKVGRVYIRTKQDKVIKPKQQEAMINRWPPSSVYELDSDHSPFFSAPFLLFGLLIKVAAFDVGCN; this comes from the exons ATGGCTGTGAGAGAAATAGAAGAAGGAGTGGTTGATTCAAATTCTACTATTCCTTTGAAACAACACTTTGTGTTTGTACATGGCATAAGTGGAGGAAGTTGGTGTTGGTACAAAATCTGTTGTCTTATGGAGAATTCTGGGTACAAAGTTTCATGCATAGACCTTAAAAGTTGTGGAATTGATCAATCTCATGCTGATTctattcttacttttgatgagTATAATAAACCTCTTATTGATTTCATATCTGATTTACCAGATAATGAAAAG GTTATATTGGTGGGGCATAGTGCAGGAGGGTTGAGTATTACAGATGCATGTCACAAATTTCCAAATAAAATTCGTTTAGCAGTGTATGTGGCAGCAACTATGCTAAAATTTGGATACTCAACCGATCAAGATCTTAAAGAT GGAGTACCAGATTTATCGGAGTTTGGTGATGTCTATGAATTGGGGTTTGGATTGGGACAGGACAAGCCTCCAACAAGTGCTTTGATAAGGAAACACCTTCAACGCAAAATCTTATATCCTCTAGCTCCTCACGAG GATTCCACCCTAGCAGCAATGCTGTTGAGGCCGGGGCCGTTGCTGGCATTAACGAGTGCAAAATTCGGAGAAAATGTTGAAGTGGAGAAAGTGGGACGTGTGTACATAAGGACAAAGCAAGACAAAGTGATAAAACCAAAGCAGCAGGAAGCTATGATAAATAGGTGGCCACCAAGTAGTGTGTATGAACTGGATAGTGACCATAGTCCATTCTTCTCAGCACCATTTTTACTATTTGGCTTGCTTATTAAAGTTGCAGCTTTTGACGTTGGATGCAACTAA